Genomic window (Temnothorax longispinosus isolate EJ_2023e chromosome 3, Tlon_JGU_v1, whole genome shotgun sequence):
GAACGTATCACTGTACCGGACAGCATCTCGCTTCAAACcatttcataaagaaaaaaattctactcACCGCTTGTTAAGGTTTTCCTCAGCGGCTGGAGATTGCTCAAGCTAGTTACACTACTGCTCTCCGCACTGAGATCGACAGGCGGCGGTAGGCTGGCAGGAGTATCGCTGTGGGATCGTTCGTGCATCGGTACCCTGCTGCCGGATCCTACTCTTCTAGGTGCACCTGGACTAGGCTCCAAACCACTCGAATGCAGTACCAATCCCGGTACAGGTAACGGCGCTGGACAGTGCTTAGGTTGATATGGTCGTGTCTTGTGAGGGTCAGACAGAGCCAACATCTTCCTAACTGCTTGCGGCGACGCGGCGCCGAATTTTGTACCTGAGAGAATccataattaatacaaaaattacaaaataaattcttcagAAAATTATAGCACAGCTGTAAAGATTCACCAACCTTGTATACTCTTTCTGCCTTCACTAGTACTACTGGCGCTACTGGTAGTCGACAGAGTAGGCGACGGATGCCTTCTTCCCCGACTGCCACCCAGTGGTACCGCAGCTGCAACTGCAACGGCTCCTGCATGTGGCTCGCAATCGACAGAAAGTTGATGCAACCGTTCCTCATCGGTGATCACTTTCATGTTCGCGAGATAGGCCTTCACTCTTCGGACCATCTGTGCTTCCTCAAACATTTTCTTCGGATTTGGTGCGGCCGTGGATTTCTTTCGTCGTTTCACTGTCGCAGTTTGACCGCCTATTTGGCAGCGATAAcacaaatattacaaatactgTATTTAGAAACCAAACCGGAGAGACAACACAAAACAACTTAAGAAACACACCTTGATTACCAGTAGTCATTTGGTTCAGAGCTACCATTGCGGAACTTGGTGGTTGCCCGCCCCTTTCCAGCATAGTGAGTAAATCATAGGGTGAGGAACACATGTTTGTCAATGTTCTCACTTCCTTCGCAATCATCCTgagtttttcgaaatttaccAGACCTTCTACTCTTGAATCATTACCAAGATGTATAAAGGTCAAGTCCTTTTTCACGACCGGATAGAAAggtatctaaaataaataaccatTTAACTCGctagtaataatttaaaaccaTCATACTACAAGCTcgaattatagaaatatataatcgatAGTAAGCAGTAAACagtaaatacaataaaataccAAAGTAAATgtcaatgaaaaattattttgttataaagaagaataaaactCACTATCGGTGGTTGCGTTTGTTCAGACGCCACCAATTGCCGGTATTTACTCATGTTACGGCTGGGATCCATTAATTCTTGTAGATCGCTGAATAATCTTTGATATTTGGTTGGCAGTTTTTCCCACGAAGCTCTTAATCTCGACACTGAACCATGGCCCAAACCGGATACAATCGCGAACAtggaattgaaatttttgcaCTCCTTGCATTGGCCTACGCAGAAAAGTATTGTTGATATAAAATGCCTAAGAAGTAAAGTAAGAAAAAAGGTTccgaatatatatacttacgcgctattttaataaattgctttATAATCTTACTGCGCCGTACGAGATTATGTTCGGAACAAACTTCTGTTACAACCCAGAACATTTCTCTGTTGACTAGTTCTGCAAACTGACTGAGCATAGGTACACCGTACCTACTTTTCAATTCAAACAAATCATCCACATATTCCGTGGACTCAATTTGTCTGTAATGAATTACGCAAAAGTAAGCTTGTTGTTATTATCAAACATGTAATCAAATGCAAATCATAGATGCAATTTGCAAtagacatatttatacatttcattAAGTATCGAATTACCTGAATATACTGAAGTCTTGTAGAGTCAGTTGTATTGCTACTTCCACAGCATTCAATTGCAAAAAGTGTACTTGAGATTCTCGAATGAGTTCCGGAGCTTGATCATCAGCTACTAATGTTTCGGAAATTCCGTTAGTTTTCAAGTAGTATCGAGAGCTCAATCCGATTCGTTCCGCAAGATTCTGCAATTGATCTGGCAATCTACGCTGTTTGATCATACCACCTTCGCCGACGCTCACTTCCGCCAGAGAAAAATTTGAACTACTTTCTGTTATGCCAAATTCTTGAAGTGCAAGCATCACCACCTATAAAAAGTTAATGcatcattatatataacccatatatatttttctttagttatttaatttcagcagTATAAATTTACTTACCTCATGCGCTGTCGTTTCTTTGTGAATAAGGAGATATTTGCAGGTTTGATCTGCTTTATATACTTTGAGCACATGTTCAGGATAATCGTTTGCCCTCAAGTCGTCGTAACAAAGCGACGTAAGATCCGGATTACTTTTCGAATGGTATAAATTAGTAGTAGTTTGCGTAAGCCCTGTCCCCGGTGGTGTATGCGGTGGCGCAAGAGGATCATCCACGTGTACACCGTCgctgttaaaattaaaaagaattttgtgTCAGCAAAGAATTCAGGtagatttaattatcatttatgcAACAGGCTTTAATGCACTCACTTGATCGTGTTCTTTGGCAGTATGTTCATTTTCATAAGTGCTTTCTGTAATCGCCGTTTAGGTCCAAGAGTCATAAATCCTTTGTGTTCTTTTTTAGCATCTTTGCATGGCGATACATTGTTGTCTGGAATTAATAACGGTACTCCACCAATCATGGGATTTAAGGGATTCACAGGAGTCATGGGATCCACGTGCGTTGATAGTCTAACTCGTGGATCCGACTGAAGCCTGGGTATTTCCGGCTTATTTGTTCTACCTCGAGGTCTCGGGGAATTGTCTGGCATTTGGAGCATTTctttaaaaactgtaaaaccAAATAATTGAAGTTAAAGaaagaacattttattattattatcctaTTTTCTGGTTTATAAATGAAACTCACCAAGCAAATTAGATTTTACAGTTATACTGAGATGCGTAGAAGCTCTCAGAATATCGAGTGCTTTCGCATGATTTACATGCTCAAAACTTTGGCCGTTCACTTCTAAAATCTGGTCGCCTCTCTTTAAACCGACATCTTCAGCCTTAGATCTCTTGTCAACTTTTGAGATAAATATACCAAAACCTCTCTCAAATCCTCCTAAAATGCTAAAATTTAAGACTTCGTCCCTGTTTGGCCTGGCTAACGTTACGTTCCGCGTTCTCGCTTTCGCCGCACATGCAATATTTAGCAACCTGAAATCAAACAATcgattacaaataattattttccttaatatacttaaatatatttcctttaaaaaaaaaaaataacgagacAGGAGCTTACCTTTGTTGTCCTaacattttctctctttccagTCCAGTTTCGAATGCTTCTAAAAATTCCATCATCGCTGGATCAGTTTCAAAATCGGTAAAATGATTGTTCACCCATAAGAGCACGACGCGAGCAACGCGATCTCGCACTTGCGCCTGATCAAACCACTCCAGCAATTGACTTGCGACTAACAACGGACTATCAATGAACGTTCGATGAGTCAATAAGAAATCTTCCACATAAGTAGGATCCGTAATACTGTTTTCTTCAATGAGCTGTAACATCAAACGCTCTGGCGTTCCCCGAATCACCACGTGACCTCTTCGAGCCGCGCCATCCAAAGCTCCTCGCAATTCAGTCACCAGAATCACCCTTCCATTCTCTTCGTGTCTCTTGGTATTCACTTCTCCTTGATGTTGTATTCGAAAGTAATCTGCTTGCGTTACGCAAACAAATTGGCAATCGTCGCACCTGCAGATAGAAAaccacatttttttctttcctatATTGCTAGAAAGGCATCGTGGCCTATACAGAAGTAGGGAAGAATCACATTACGAACTTTGTTCTCATAACTCCACGATGTAATAGCCTCTCCATAGTAGGCAAAATTCCAAAGCTATCTCCGAGACCGAGTTGTTCAATCTCGCCATTGCTGTGCTCAATCTCAACAGCGCCGTTGATCAGCACGCTCCAACTGTCGAGTTCCTCGCCATCGTTTAAGACCACCATCCCGGCACGATCGACCACCGCAAATACCATTACAGCGCACAGCGCTCTTCTGACAGCCAAAGTCATGTTTGTGAAAGCTTTCAGTTGTTGCGTGAACTCCAAAAGCGTCTCTATGTCATCCTCCGTTCTCTCAACAGGATCCTTTTCTAAACATTCTCGTACAGGATCGCGCACCGTTAAACtctaaaatatcacaatagtagAAATTAGAATCTCATCTAATGCATCTCTAGGGGACAGCAAGATAAATCATGATACTTACATCCATGCTCTCTGCCAGATCCTCCTCCTCATCGCTGTCAACAATAGATTCCACAAGACCTGACAGATCCACTTCATCAGGATCCGCGTCTAACGAACTTTGTACAGATGTCATGGTGTCGGATCCACTGTATGCTGAACTTGTGTCACTCGAATGGCTACTTCTATTTGATTTCTGATACAGCTCCGGCCTGCTTGTAAGGCCCTGTGAGAACTacaaagaaaacattttatcagcttgttttttttatgttatttctaaatttcttaaaatttacgtgtataattttttttctagatgTTGTCACGATCTATAAATTGCCTTTACACATTACTACAATAGTAAGAAGTATTTCATATCTTTCCTATATAAAGTAGTTGAATAAACTCTACTCTACATCTTCCCGATACTGAGTTACGtacgtatttattatagaaaactgtataaatcaataaaattttgatataagatGTAACGTATCCAAAGGATTtgccataaaatataaattctaatctctattatatattataccatataaaaaattacataagtatataataggtacatataatactatatttaAAAGAGATGATTAAAGTTGGCAATAGAGTAAAGAGAAACAAGACTTGAATAACATTATATTGATAAGAAATTCATCTGTCACTTACACAAGCATGTTCAGAGTATaagttatacaaattaaaaaaatatattgatgtaaaatataacataataacaataatttaacatcTGTCCCATCTAATCTAGCTCTTCTCTAGATCATCAATCTAACAACTGCGATAACAATAACAGTGCATGTTCAAGAATTAACTATCCACTATCCAGAACGATGTCCCGCAAGGATCAATCTAGGAAAACTGCAACGCTGTTCCTGAGCATCAGCGACAACCTCCTATACCCGCATAGACCTAGGGAAGGGACAAAAACatcaacgacgacgacgctcgTTCGCTAGTAGCGAAGTAGGAAATACCAGGAATGGGCGTGATTGGGACAGGCTCTGGTTCGCGGTTAGGTTAGGTCACAGAGACATGACatcacgcacgcacgcacgcacgccatgtatgtatgtatgcggACCGTGCATCAGGGCATCGGGGTGCGGGTGTGCTTCTCGCGCGCGTACCCACATGCATATTCGTCATCCAAACAAGATACCTACGACGACTGTTGTCATGTCATCGCGAGGGGAGGCCGCGGGTCGCGCGTACGCCATACGCTCCGCGCTCTCGAGAGCTCGCTTTCCCGTCGGATCGGAGCTCGACAGCTCGGAGCCCTCGGAGGCCTCGGAGCTCGAGCGCCCGCGAGTCGCGAGAGAGGGAGACGAAGAGAGCGAAGGAGAGCCAAGGCCATTTTGAGTATATCTCCGAGAGGAGAGGCACTCACTTGATACACGCCGAACGCGTCCATCGCGTCAGCGGAACCCGCGATTCtcgttgttgttgttgttgctgttcTCGTCTTCCTCCTCGGCGGAGACAATCACGACTCACGACAGATCCGAGGAATCGTCCGCATTTTCCTACGCGCTTTATCCGCCTCGTTGGGTCGTTTTTCTCTCACTGGTGTGCCGCGTGCGCAACGCAACACAACGCGCGTGGAAGCGGACGCGCCGCGGCGTGACTCTCTTTCTACTGCTTAGCACGAAACTCGTGATTCGTGATGCGTCCGACAGTGCGACagtccgtccgtctgtccgtcTGTTGTCGTCGCCGTCCGCGCCGTCGTCGCGGCCGGTCATCAGCTTGGCGAACGTAGGACTGCCTCGTCTCGTCCCGCTGTCACCCGCACCGTGCACCGCGTCCCGCGTCCCGCGTCCCGCGTCCCGCTCCCGCTCCCGCTCCCGCTCCCGCTCCCGCTCCCGCTCCCGCTACCCACGTagtgccgtgccgtgccgtgccgttGGCATTCCCTTCGGATCGCAGCGTAGTCACGTGacccgccaccgccgccgcgccgtaagCGGCTCCTCAGCTCAGGTCCGTGTCAACGGGGGGAGCGCATATCACGTCGCGGTCGGCCGGCGAGAGAGGGGGAAATGCCGGGCCACCTGTAGCTTCAACGCGCgatttcgtttctttttcttttttctcttttttttccttttttttaaggaatttGATGTGGATCTCTTGATCGTTTTGTTCGTGAACATACTCGAACATACTCGATTACAAGCGCGATCGAAGCTGTGAAATTAAATCTGATTCCTAACAATTCGAAAATACCAAATTGGCGCACACAACTTTAGGTTTATGAGATACATAAAacattcaaattattattattttttttttaattatatatattcgctTTTTCTATAAATCTATGATCACACGTTGGAatttactatataaaataattttttacaatatatgtataaaatctatcttatatatgatttcaataaaagtttaaaatgtgcgaaaaataaaataaaatatatttcatatacagaatcacatttaataaaataaatcaaagcAGACCAAAGGAAGAATGTTGTAAAATGGAGTTAATATTAACAtccatatattaaaaattgttttgataTATCACtgggaaattaaattttgttcccCACATAAGGTCGAAACGATGGCTGGtagtttaatgaaattttcttgTCCGTATTGTGCATGGgggattaaattaaatttcgttaCACTGAATACATACACACGTATCTAGAGTATATCCAGTATCTATAGTACCTATTCGTAATTTCATAGTAGCTCGTAAACGCGGCACGGATTTGCATCtttataatcttaatatttacatGCAGGCTATGCAGCTGTTATATGAAGATTATGAAGACGCATTCTATCTcgttaatgtaatatataaagctATTGTTGCAAAATTGACCTCACTAGGTATAACAGTTGCGGTACGCAAATGAAATTTcagagaaaaatgaaaaacaaaatgaaaattacgtaataatctaaataatttaccAATGCTATAATTAGATGTATAAGTACATATATGTTGGGAGAAAAggattaaatgtaatttgcatACAACGGGgaagagaatttaattaaccgTTTGATTCGCGTGTGGGAGATGGTTACTTGACAGGAGTTGGAAGTGATTTGACGAAAGATGAATGATTATGAATAAATTGGTTTACTTTACATGAAAGAAGAGTAAAGGTTGTGACGTACAAAACTCTCTCCcacgtttgaattttttttaaattatgcatGTATATCATATTAAGCTGACGCAAAACCCATCACAACTCGTTAAACCCTatcttgttttttaattaaataatgagatTACTTTGTCATGTGTTTATAAGCttgaaaattcaaattacaattaacaaAACTCCAGTTTCAAATCTTTCAAATCTCGCTGATATAGATGATGGCATAACATTCGAAAAacagaaattgaaaataaaagatatttaattaacttgaCGATAATTACTTCGGATGTATagatattcaataaataatgattatgaTAAGACATGACAAAAATAACCGCGATTAAAAATACGATAATGCTTGATACGTAATACGTAATGTAACCTACTTCGATTTGCATACCCACGCGAATGTCAGCGGCCGATGCAATGTCATaagaatattgcaaaaatgcaaaacaCGCTCGAGAAACTGATCGAGAAAGAACGCGCCGATGATCTCGCGATTAATATTCATCAACCTTCGCGATTAGTTAATCGCCATGCgaaacaataaacaaacaatgACGTAAATTGACGCCAATAACGACACTTGAATTGATCTAAGAGACCTCTCTATAGAAAGTCACTGTTGGGCGATCGTGTGAAATGCGCTTAAGGAGTCGACGGGCGGTCGATCGAGCCGCAAAGGAGCGAGcgaggaagagaggagaaggagatGAAGATGCAGGCGAATGAGGATAGAGAAgcgccgctgctgctgctgctgatcCGCTCAAAGCATCCATCCAACAACGGATAGTAACCGCTCAAAGGCCACTGTCCGACTCGACGGATGATTTATACGACCCGTTATGTCGTTCGTACCAGTGTATCTCACTTTTCCTTTTGTCCCGAGCCACACACTACTTTCCAAATTGCTTCTCCCATTCAACTTCttgcccgccgcgccgccgccggaAGGACGGCTCTGCAGGTACTCTGCCACACGCGTTCGATACCAAACTGACATCAAATCCTGATTACCAAAATTGTTCGTTTGAGCGTTTGACTATTTACATATAGACGAACTGATATCGTCATAGTTTATATCCGGTATTGATtttgataaatacaattgtatCATTCCTCAATCAAGAAAAGGATTATGCGTCATACATGATTATGaatgtatatagatttagaaaaaaaaaaacttccgCAGGCCTTCTTATTAGATTTCAAAGACTCattacaaacattttataatcgcAACAGATAATTTATCGTAGCAATtactcaaataatttttacttgacGTCCTATCCTATAACGATTAAATACCTAGATAAGAACGAAAAGATAGGACATTTTCATAACGATCTGTGGACCCAAGAAAAACGGATggaataatagaaaaagaagcCATATACAATCATGAATGTTTTGAGAAGAGTGATTTATGAGAAGCCAACGGAGTTTCCTTGAAGAAAAAGGGTTTCTTCGTCTTCGAATTTCGATTCAAGGTCGGAACAACATTAGACATTATTTGCTCAGATGAATAGGAGAAGAAATAGTCATATACGAGTGATCATGACTATAAGATTGccataaataagtaaaaaatagagatatatTTACCGTGTCCTCGAAGACCAAGTTGACCTGGCGGGGGTCGGTTATGGGATGAGGGTGCGGTGGTCGATGCATCCTCCCTCCGCTATGAACTTCCGGGTAGTCAATCTGCAAAAGACATGTCAGTTTATAAGTTAATAAATGAACtatgaataaattatgtacagCGCGCACAATCTATTGATCTTGATCAATAAGTGATTATGCCGCGCAAATGCTTATAATAAACCGTTTGAACAATCATCGAAGAATGATAACCTAATTGTCAATTTGCAAGCGTAACTTGATAATTGTGGTCGTTCAATACAACCATAACCGAGATAGATAAGTATATTCAAAGATGTTATACTAGtattttcatctattttattactttagtATTCAACCGAGTATTCAATCTTCCCTGATGAAAATTTCATTGCAAATCATCTTATCCAACTTAAACAGTCTTCCAATCTTCACTAAATGTCTCTATAACATGAccataaaagtaaaattacattGAAGAATAATCCACTTGAGGTTAATTAAACAAGTTTTATTAGGTATCACTTCTGCTCCCGAGATTTTATTCACCACAATTTTTTCATTCCCTCAATTATCCGCGAAGAACCTATTAATATTGCTatgattttgttaaaaaaagcTCCGTCGCTTTCGTTAATCAGGAAAAAGCTTTAATCAGAAAATGATATAACATTTCTAGAAAATGCTGTACATTCTGTTATTCCTTGCGAGCATAATCGTAATGAAATCGGTCAATCATAAGATAACTGCTGCtgcattttttacatacaatGCGTCAATCTTACttgattattacttttaatctgACTCATGGCATACGCATATACGGCTGTCTAGAACAGCTGATAAAGTATAAATCgcgatttatataaagataataataaataaattccacACGCGATATGAGGCGCCTAATATCTCTACGGACGCGCGCTGATAATCTAATTTGCGGATGCGCTGAGTGCTGCAGCTGCCTTATTTCACTGCTCTGTTTAATGTACTGCTCTGTGCAGTACATTAAAAAGTCGCCATGacctaatatacatatatatatgtatataaatgtcaaGAAAGTTTATCGTTTTTCACCACTTTTGCACCTACTTTCAATCAGATATCTTCGTAATAAAATCTTGAAgtctttaaaaagtaaaatctatactatatatatatacattggaCTACagaatagttttattaatctaaaattGTCCTCATATAAGTAGTTTATATCCAAAAACCAAATAAAACTTAGATACAATCTAccctaaatataatattttctccgTGATAACGTAAAAAATAGGTATATTTAAGATGTGacagataataatatttatactaataattaaagGTGTAATATCGTTCTCGTAGAtcaatatcataaatatataatcaaaaataaaaattaccagATATctgataaatagaaaataagtaGACTAATTATAAGactatatttgatattatgcACAATAACCCGCAATGTTAAATTAGCCTAGATTTTAAGAGATAATAagtatagaaaataatgtgCGCTAATccaaattggaaaattttatgacAGTATTACTGAGCATAtctatcaatatatttttcaaatttcttgaAGAAAAATGCAAGAAAACTAATAATTGTTCTAATTAATCATACATTTCATAAGTTTATTATGAGAGAGCTGCTGctattaattagatattacattattatcgaATACTTGTCACTTGAAGCTTTTAATTATCAACCGGTTACGACAATGTCAGCTGTTTTTTATCCTTCGCGACAGTCTCTTTTTCGGTTGACAGGCAACAGCTAGCATTCGTTGCTGAACagcaacgaaaaaaaaaaggatgaaaGAGACAATGAGACGAATGCGCTTCGGGCCGGAACTCGTAGGCCGGACTTCCGGTAGATATGCTGGTTATACGTTCCATTCACGGAACCGCTCCCTCATGACTCGATTGTTACAATGAATGTTTAGCCAATTTCGTTTCGGGATGAAAGTTCAGTTTCCATaggcgatcgatcgatcgagcgACATGACGCGACGTACGTTCTAATTCGACATTTTGTATCGTGTACCTATATCGTCGCGACGCAAAATATAATCCGACGTACTGTGTTGTTCGTCATATCGTATGAAAAGTGATATAACGCGTTACTTG
Coding sequences:
- the LOC139810734 gene encoding rap guanine nucleotide exchange factor 2 isoform X9, with protein sequence MIVIDYPEVHSGGRMHRPPHPHPITDPRQVNLVFEDTFSQGLTSRPELYQKSNRSSHSSDTSSAYSGSDTMTSVQSSLDADPDEVDLSGLVESIVDSDEEEDLAESMDSLTVRDPVRECLEKDPVERTEDDIETLLEFTQQLKAFTNMTLAVRRALCAVMVFAVVDRAGMVVLNDGEELDSWSVLINGAVEIEHSNGEIEQLGLGDSFGILPTMERLLHRGVMRTKCDDCQFVCVTQADYFRIQHQGEVNTKRHEENGRVILVTELRGALDGAARRGHVVIRGTPERLMLQLIEENSITDPTYVEDFLLTHRTFIDSPLLVASQLLEWFDQAQVRDRVARVVLLWVNNHFTDFETDPAMMEFLEAFETGLEREKMLGQQRLLNIACAAKARTRNVTLARPNRDEVLNFSILGGFERGFGIFISKVDKRSKAEDVGLKRGDQILEVNGQSFEHVNHAKALDILRASTHLSITVKSNLLVFKEMLQMPDNSPRPRGRTNKPEIPRLQSDPRVRLSTHVDPMTPVNPLNPMIGGVPLLIPDNNVSPCKDAKKEHKGFMTLGPKRRLQKALMKMNILPKNTINDGVHVDDPLAPPHTPPGTGLTQTTTNLYHSKSNPDLTSLCYDDLRANDYPEHVLKVYKADQTCKYLLIHKETTAHEVVMLALQEFGITESSSNFSLAEVSVGEGGMIKQRRLPDQLQNLAERIGLSSRYYLKTNGISETLVADDQAPELIRESQVHFLQLNAVEVAIQLTLQDFSIFRQIESTEYVDDLFELKSRYGVPMLSQFAELVNREMFWVVTEVCSEHNLVRRSKIIKQFIKIARQCKECKNFNSMFAIVSGLGHGSVSRLRASWEKLPTKYQRLFSDLQELMDPSRNMSKYRQLVASEQTQPPIIPFYPVVKKDLTFIHLGNDSRVEGLVNFEKLRMIAKEVRTLTNMCSSPYDLLTMLERGGQPPSSAMVALNQMTTGNQGGQTATVKRRKKSTAAPNPKKMFEEAQMVRRVKAYLANMKVITDEERLHQLSVDCEPHAGAVAVAAAVPLGGSRGRRHPSPTLSTTSSASSTSEGRKSIQGTKFGAASPQAVRKMLALSDPHKTRPYQPKHCPAPLPVPGLVLHSSGLEPSPGAPRRVGSGSRVPMHERSHSDTPASLPPPVDLSAESSSVTSLSNLQPLRKTLTSGSVTSSDSGHSTQLDSHSGSSVEAGGSPPPPQRRHSALQGTTGLGVNMGLGMPAPLPPPGAGTTTIMTTMGAMAGNMTSSMRSGMSSTPQCRQPPAYKVVQQMARLHRLGRANSHEGVTYRGTDHEDDDEDAQVSAV
- the LOC139810734 gene encoding rap guanine nucleotide exchange factor 6 isoform X3, coding for MTDYLDPHFVRALCRDPERRTLQDLQIIYYGLLGLEALRPCRDSVLRGLCKIVRYERHHANHVLYYTGELATSWYILLSGSVFIDGSMFLPRSSFGKRTGGSARRPNECFVLEPSEMIVIDYPEVHSGGRMHRPPHPHPITDPRQVNLVFEDTFSQGLTSRPELYQKSNRSSHSSDTSSAYSGSDTMTSVQSSLDADPDEVDLSGLVESIVDSDEEEDLAESMDSLTVRDPVRECLEKDPVERTEDDIETLLEFTQQLKAFTNMTLAVRRALCAVMVFAVVDRAGMVVLNDGEELDSWSVLINGAVEIEHSNGEIEQLGLGDSFGILPTMERLLHRGVMRTKCDDCQFVCVTQADYFRIQHQGEVNTKRHEENGRVILVTELRGALDGAARRGHVVIRGTPERLMLQLIEENSITDPTYVEDFLLTHRTFIDSPLLVASQLLEWFDQAQVRDRVARVVLLWVNNHFTDFETDPAMMEFLEAFETGLEREKMLGQQRLLNIACAAKARTRNVTLARPNRDEVLNFSILGGFERGFGIFISKVDKRSKAEDVGLKRGDQILEVNGQSFEHVNHAKALDILRASTHLSITVKSNLLVFKEMLQMPDNSPRPRGRTNKPEIPRLQSDPRVRLSTHVDPMTPVNPLNPMIGGVPLLIPDNNVSPCKDAKKEHKGFMTLGPKRRLQKALMKMNILPKNTINDGVHVDDPLAPPHTPPGTGLTQTTTNLYHSKSNPDLTSLCYDDLRANDYPEHVLKVYKADQTCKYLLIHKETTAHEVVMLALQEFGITESSSNFSLAEVSVGEGGMIKQRRLPDQLQNLAERIGLSSRYYLKTNGISETLVADDQAPELIRESQVHFLQLNAVEVAIQLTLQDFSIFRQIESTEYVDDLFELKSRYGVPMLSQFAELVNREMFWVVTEVCSEHNLVRRSKIIKQFIKIARQCKECKNFNSMFAIVSGLGHGSVSRLRASWEKLPTKYQRLFSDLQELMDPSRNMSKYRQLVASEQTQPPIIPFYPVVKKDLTFIHLGNDSRVEGLVNFEKLRMIAKEVRTLTNMCSSPYDLLTMLERGGQPPSSAMVALNQMTTGNQGGQTATVKRRKKSTAAPNPKKMFEEAQMVRRVKAYLANMKVITDEERLHQLSVDCEPHAGAVAVAAAVPLGGSRGRRHPSPTLSTTSSASSTSEGRKSIQGTKFGAASPQAVRKMLALSDPHKTRPYQPKHCPAPLPVPGLVLHSSGLEPSPGAPRRVGSGSRVPMHERSHSDTPASLPPPVDLSAESSSVTSLSNLQPLRKTLTSGSVTSSDSGHSTQLDSHSGSSVEAGGSPPPPQRRHSALQGTTGLGVNMGLGMPAPLPPPGAGTTTIMTTMGAMAGNMTSSMRSGMSSTPQCRQPPAYKVVQQMARLHRLGRANSHEGVTYRGTDHEDDDEDAQVSAV
- the LOC139810734 gene encoding rap guanine nucleotide exchange factor 2 isoform X2; amino-acid sequence: MHKHTSQLRGPGGHNGGCHGANRGPVRRWNSFHGGGGGGGGGGGGGGTGNFNDGVGNGGIVTKACQEPFRAVPKVVQALRSESVDRTHRAQLPPPPAPFPKRRFSVCFGKRTGGSARRPNECFVLEPSEMIVIDYPEVHSGGRMHRPPHPHPITDPRQVNLVFEDTFSQGLTSRPELYQKSNRSSHSSDTSSAYSGSDTMTSVQSSLDADPDEVDLSGLVESIVDSDEEEDLAESMDSLTVRDPVRECLEKDPVERTEDDIETLLEFTQQLKAFTNMTLAVRRALCAVMVFAVVDRAGMVVLNDGEELDSWSVLINGAVEIEHSNGEIEQLGLGDSFGILPTMERLLHRGVMRTKCDDCQFVCVTQADYFRIQHQGEVNTKRHEENGRVILVTELRGALDGAARRGHVVIRGTPERLMLQLIEENSITDPTYVEDFLLTHRTFIDSPLLVASQLLEWFDQAQVRDRVARVVLLWVNNHFTDFETDPAMMEFLEAFETGLEREKMLGQQRLLNIACAAKARTRNVTLARPNRDEVLNFSILGGFERGFGIFISKVDKRSKAEDVGLKRGDQILEVNGQSFEHVNHAKALDILRASTHLSITVKSNLLVFKEMLQMPDNSPRPRGRTNKPEIPRLQSDPRVRLSTHVDPMTPVNPLNPMIGGVPLLIPDNNVSPCKDAKKEHKGFMTLGPKRRLQKALMKMNILPKNTINDGVHVDDPLAPPHTPPGTGLTQTTTNLYHSKSNPDLTSLCYDDLRANDYPEHVLKVYKADQTCKYLLIHKETTAHEVVMLALQEFGITESSSNFSLAEVSVGEGGMIKQRRLPDQLQNLAERIGLSSRYYLKTNGISETLVADDQAPELIRESQVHFLQLNAVEVAIQLTLQDFSIFRQIESTEYVDDLFELKSRYGVPMLSQFAELVNREMFWVVTEVCSEHNLVRRSKIIKQFIKIARQCKECKNFNSMFAIVSGLGHGSVSRLRASWEKLPTKYQRLFSDLQELMDPSRNMSKYRQLVASEQTQPPIIPFYPVVKKDLTFIHLGNDSRVEGLVNFEKLRMIAKEVRTLTNMCSSPYDLLTMLERGGQPPSSAMVALNQMTTGNQGGQTATVKRRKKSTAAPNPKKMFEEAQMVRRVKAYLANMKVITDEERLHQLSVDCEPHAGAVAVAAAVPLGGSRGRRHPSPTLSTTSSASSTSEGRKSIQGTKFGAASPQAVRKMLALSDPHKTRPYQPKHCPAPLPVPGLVLHSSGLEPSPGAPRRVGSGSRVPMHERSHSDTPASLPPPVDLSAESSSVTSLSNLQPLRKTLTSGSVTSSDSGHSTQLDSHSGSSVEAGGSPPPPQRRHSALQGSVIRGGAPPFPHAVAVLPPLPANQNHNHNHHHHHHHHQHYHDHHHLHHQPPTPQGEFATVCLFRLFDLHNTHCIDFAIPAASKGGILF